The nucleotide window GCGTCCGAGCCGATCGCGAACAGAGCGATGTCCCAGCCGCTGAAGTCGAACGTGGCGAGATCCTGGGTCTTGAGCGTCTTGTCGCCAAAGCTCACTTCCGTGCCGAGCGAGCGGCGCGATGCCAGCGCCGCGATTTCGTCGACAGGAAACTCGCGTTCGGCGAGGATGTTCAGCATTTCACGGCCCACGTTTCCCGTGGCGCCGGCGACAACGACCTTGTAGCCCATTCGGGTCTCCTTCGTTTGCGATGCGCGCACGGCGTTCCGCGGCGCGCCAGATTAGCGCGGGTCTTACCGTATGGTCCGCCTCAGTGAAAGGGGCTTGCCGGGAGGATACGCACCGTAGCGACGAATCGTTCCCGCAGAGCGCGAGTTCGCCGGCTGGTGTTTCCGCTACGCGAGGTAAGCACATCGTGAAATGGCGAAAACGGCATCACGTATCGCGCGTGATCGGTGAAAACCTGCCCATTCTCGCAGATGCAGAAATTCCATACTTGTCTAGGTATTGGGCATTCGCCTAGATGGAACGTGAATTTGATCACCCGTTAGGCAGTTGAGACACGTCATGTGCCGGTGACGTCAAGCGATCTTCTCTGGCATCAGACGCCATTTTAGCACGAAGAAGCGGACTGCGTTCGTGGAGGACGGAATACATGCTCTACAAGATCGTCACGTCTTTGACGCGGACGCAGAAACAGTTCCTCTTCATGCTGACAGACGCGGGAATGATCGCGGTCGCGATGATCTCGGCGCTGACCTTGAACGCAGCGACCCACGCGACCCATCCCGACACGATTCGCCTCACGCTCCTCGTGCTCTCTCTCGTGGTCATGGGAGGCGTCGCCTCGTGGCAGCTGGGACTGCCGAAATTCACGCTTAACGCCTATGATGCCCGCGGCATCACCCGCACCGCCGCCTTCGCGGCAATTTGCGGCCTGGGCGGCGTGGCGTTGAACGGGATGGTGGTTCCACCCCTCTCGCACGCGATCTACTTCAACTTCTCGCTGCTGCTTCTGGTGCTCTGCGTCTCATGGCGCTTCCTGCTGCGCTACGCCACGCTCGAGATCTACCGTCGTGGCATGAACCGGATGCGGGTGCTGATCTACGGCGCCGGCCAGACCGGGCAGCAGCTTGCCGTGGCCCTGAGGCACGACAACGCCATCGAGCCGGTGGCTTTCATCGACGACAACCCGACGCTGCAGAGCCAGGTCGTCGCCGGCCTGCGGGTCCATGCCCCCTCGGCGGTCAAGGAGTTGATTGCGCGCAAGGGCATCGAACGCGTGGTGCTGGCCATGCCGTCGATCAGCCAGCCGCAACTGGCCCGCATCGCGCATCGCCTGCGCCAGATCGGCTGCGAGGTGCACGCGCTGCCGTCCTTCGCCGAACTGGTGGGAGAGGGCGAACTGAAAAAGCGCGTCTCGCCGGTGTCGCTCGATGACCTTCTCGGCCGCAACCGGCTGGAGTCCGAACTCCCGGGCGTGAGCCACGCCTATACCGGCCGCCGCATCGTCATCACCGGTGCAGGCGGTTCGATCGGCTCGGAGCTTTGCCGCCAGCTCATCGCCTGCAAGCCCGAGTGCGTCGTTCTGGTCGATCACTCCGAGCTCGGCCTCTACAACATCGACAAGGAACTGCGCGACCTGACCCGGGGCAGCGGCATGACCATCGTGCCGGTGCTTGGCTCGGTGCTCGACGAGACGCTGATGGCCCGCATCATGGCGGAGCATCGCATCGAGGTGGTGCTGCACGCGGCCGCCTACAAGCACCTGCCGCTGGTCGAATGCAACGTGCTGTCGGGCCTGAACAACAACGTCATCGGCACCAAGATCCTCGCCGAGGTCGCCCGCGAGGCCGGGGTCGAGCGCTTCATCCTCGTGTCCTCGGACAAGGCCGTGCGCCCGACCAACGTCATGGGCGCCTCGAAACGGCTGGCCGAACTGGTGGTGCAGGATCTCGCGACCCGCAGCACCGGCACCCGCTTCTCGATGGTCCGCTTCGGGAATGTCCTTGGCTCGTCCGGCTCGGTCATCCCGCTCTTCGAGGAGCAGATCGCGCGCGGCGGGCCCGTCACGCTGACCGATCCCAAGGTCACGCGCTATTTCATGACCATCTCGGAAGCTGCACGGCTGGTGCTGCTCGCCGGATCCTTTGCCCGGGGCGGCGACGTCTTCGTGCTCGACATGGGCGAGCCGGTGCCGATCCGCAAGCTGGCCCGCCAGATGATCGAGGGGGCCGGCTACACGGTCAAGGACGGCGACCACCCCGACGGCGACATCGAGATCAAGATCACCGGCCTGCGCAAGGGCGAGAAGCTGCACGAAGAGCTTCTGATCTCCTCCGACATGCTGACCACGCCGCACCACAAGATCCTGCGCGCGCAGGAGAGCTACCTGTCGGAGTTCGAGATCGCCACCGCCATGAAGGACCTGCGCAACGCCATCGCCGCCACCGACGAGGACATGGCGCATGGCATCATTGCCCGCTGGGTCGAGCACGGCGAGAAGGATGCCGAGGCGACCGAAGCGAAACGGCTCTGAACCCCGGCTTCGGGGGCTTCGCCCCTCACGAATGACCGGACGAAAAAAGGGCAGCCTCGGGCCGCCCTTTTTGCATTTTGATGGATCGTCTCCTGCGACTGGCCGAGGGAGCCTCAGCGCCCGGGGATGTCGTCACGCGCCGGTGCCGGACCCCATTCCTCGATGATCGCCGCCGCCTCGTCGGCGCTTTCCACGAAGCGGAACAGGTCGAGGTCCTCGGGGCTGATGGTGCCCGCGTCCTCCAGCGCCTTCCAGTTGATGATGGTCTCCCAGAAGCTGCGGCCGAAGAGCAAAAAGGGCACCCGCTCCATCCGTCCGGTCTGGATCAGGGTAAGCGCCTCGAACATCTCGTCGAGCGTGCCGAAGCCGCCCGGGAAGACGCAGATCGCGCGGGCGCGCATCAGGAAGTGCATCTTGCGGATCGCGAAGTAATGAAAGTTGAAGCACAGGTCCGGCGTGACATGCTCGTTCGGCGCCTGCTCGTGCGGCAGAACGATGTTGAGCCCGATCGACACCCCGCCGGCCTGTTCGGCGCCGAGGTTTCCTGCTTCCATCACGCCTGGCCCGCCGCCGGTGGCGATGACGAACTCGCGGTTGCCCGTCTCGATCGACTTCTCGGTCATCTTCTGCGCGAAGATCCGGGCCTCTTCGTAGAAGTGCGACAGCTCCGCGAGCGTCTGCGTCCGCGCACCGGCCTTCTCGGCGGGGGAGGGGATGCGGGCGCCGCCGAACAGCACGACGGTCGAGTCGATCTGCCGCTCATCGAGGATGAGCTGCGGTTTCAGCAGTTCGAGCTGCAGCCGCACCGGGCGCAGCTCCTCGCGGCAGAGAAAGGACTCGTCGGCAAAGGCGAGCCGGTAGGACGGCGCCCGCGTCTGCGGCGTGTCGGGGATCTGTTCCGCGGTCTCGCGGTCGCGGCCTGCATCGCGGAAGATCGAATGGCGTGGATCGTTCATTGTCTTGGTTTCCTTGTCCTGCCTTGTCCTGAACTATAGCGTCGGGCAGTCGCGCGTCACCATTGGAAGCATGCGACGACACGGAAACGGGAGCGCGTGGCGGCCCTCCGCAGGCTAGGCAAGCGCCGCCCCAAGGGTGATCCAGCCCGCGATCTCGGCGCAAAGCTGCACGGCGCCCAGCACGTCGCCGGTCTGACCGCCAAGGCGCGCGCGGGCGCGTCCTGCCACGATCAGCGCCGAAAGGGCCATGACCGCCAGCGCCAGCAACCCCGCCAGCCCGAGCGGCAGGCAAAGCAGGGTGGCGAGGAGCGTGCCCGGCAGCCATGCACCGGGGCCGGATGCCCGGCCGGATGCACTGCGGCCCAGACCATCCGCGCGGGCCGGGGGCAGGCGGTCGAGCACCACCAGCATGGCCAGCCGGCTGCCCACGGCGGCCAGCGCCAGCGCGGCACCGCCATGGGCCGAGACCGGCAGTCCGGCGAGTGCCGCCGCGCCGAGGCCCGCCGCGAGGATCAGCGCGAGCGCGCCGTAGCTGCCGACGCGGCTGTCGCGCATGATCTCGAGCCGCTGTGCGCGGTCGCGTCCGCCCATGCCGTCGACGAAATCCGCAAGCCCGTCGAAATGCAGCCCGCCGGTCGCGAGCACCATGGCCGCAAGCGCAAGCAGCCCCGCGACCAATTCCGACATCCCGAGCGCCGCGCTGCCTGCCAGCACCGCCCAGCCGATCAGCGCAACCGGCAACCCCGCCAGCGGCAGCGCCCAGCGGGCCTCGGACATCGCGGGCGGATCGCCGTCGAAGCGACCGGCGGGCAGCCGCGTGAGCATCATCAGCGCCAGCCGCGCCTCGCGGATGCGGCGCGCGGCGCTCACCCGCCCGAGACCCCGGCCTCGGCGAAGGTTGCCATGCCGTTGTGGCAGGCCAGCGCGCCGCGCAGCACGCCAAGCGCCAGCGCCGCGCCCGAGCCCTCGCCGAGCGCCATGCCGAGATCGAGGATCGGACGCTTGTCCATGGCCTCGGTCATGCCGCGATGGCCCGGCTCGGCGCTCGCGTGGCCGATCAGGCAGTGGTCGAGCAGGGCCGGGTCGGCGGCCCAGAGCGGCGCCACCGAGGCGGTGCAGATGAAACCGTCGAGCAATACCGGGATGCGCCGCAGCCGCGCCGCAAGCACCGCGCCGCAGATCGCCGCCTGTTCGCGCCCGCCGACGGCGGAGAGCCAGCCAAGACCGCTGGAGCCCGCGTGACGGGCGACACCGTGCGCGACCACCTCGGCCTTGTGCGCGATGGCGGGGGTGTCCGAGCCGGTGCCGCGCCCGACCCAGCCGCGCGCCTCGCCGCCGAAGACCGCGTGCGCCAGCGCCGCCGCCACCGTGGAGTTGCCGATGCCCATCTCGCCGAGGATCAGCACGTCGGCCTCCGGGGCGACCGCCGCCGCACCGGCCTGCATCGCGGCAAGGGTCTCGGCCTCGTCCATCGCAGGGCCGTCGGTGAAATCCCGCGTCGGTCGGTCGAGCTCCAGCGGAACGACCGAAAGCGCCGCGCCGTTCAGCGCGCAGAGTTGGTTGATGGCGGCGCCGCCCGCCTCGAAGTTGGCAACCATCTGCGCGGTCACCGCCTGCGGGAAGGGGTTCACGCCCTGTGCACAGATGCCGTGGTTTCCGGCGAAGACCAGCGCCTGCGCATGGTCGATCGCGGGCCGCACGCGGCCCTGCCAGCCGGCCAGGAACACCGCCAGATCCTCGAGTCGACCCAGCGACCCCGGGGGCTTGGTCAGGTCGAGCTGCCGCGCGCGGGCGGCTTCAGCGGCGGTGTCGTCGAAACAGGGCAGCGAAAGGGCGGTCACGGAGTCGAGCGAGGCAAGCGGCAGCGTATCGGTCATGTCATTTCACCTTGAGGGGATGGCCCGCGACGCAGAGCCAGAGTTCGTCGCTCGCGGTGGCGACCTTCTGGTTCACCAGGCCCGCCGCGTCGCGAAAGGCGCGGGCCAGGGCGTTCTCGGGGACGATCCCGGCGCCGACCTCGTTGGTCACGAAGACCACCGGCGCGCGCAGGTCGGGGAGGGCGGCGGCAAGCGCGTCGGACGCGGCCTCCCAGTCCTGCCCCGAGAGCATCAGGTTGCTGAGCCAGAGCGTCAGGCAGTCGACCAGCCGGGGCGCGCCGTCGCTGTCGGTGTCGCGAAGCGCGCCGAGCAGGTCGAGAGGGGCGCCGATGGTGCGCCATTCCGGCCCGCGCCGCGCCTGGTGGCGGGCGATGCGGTCGGCCATTTCGGCGTCATGCGCCTCGGCGGTGGCGATGTAGATCGCCGGTTGTCCAAGCACGAGCGTGCGCTCTTCGGCGTGGCGGCTCTTGCCGGACCGGACACCGCCGGTGATGAGGATCGACTTTCCCATGGCGTCGTGACAAAGCAGGTTCCGCCTGATTTGGGAAGACCGGATGACCCCGCCCGACACCGACGAACTCGTGCTGATCCGCCACGCCCCGGCCGACCACGGCGGGCGGCTGTGCGGTCGTACCGACGTGCCCGCGCGCCTGCCCGATGCGGCCGCGCTCGCGCCCCTGCGGGCATGGCTGGCCGGGTGCACGGATGTGGTTGCGAGCCCCGCTTCGCGCTGCGTCGAAACCGCCCGCGTGCTGTTTCCGGGCTGCGAGGCGCGCCTCGACGCGACCCTGTGGGAGCAGGATTTCGGCGAGGAAGACGGTCTGCCGTTCGCGGCGCTTCCCGACCTCGGCCCCTTGCCGCGTGATGCGCTTGCGCGGAGATGCCCGCCCGGCGGCGAGAGCTTTCTCGACATGGTGGCCCGTGTGGGGCCCACGCTGGAGGCGCTTGCGGCGCAGGTGCGCACCGGCGGACCGGTCGTGGTCGTGGCCCACGCCGGAACCGTGCGCACGGCGCTGGGGATGGCGCTTGGCGAGCCGTCGGCGGGCCTCGGCTTCGAGGTTGCGCCGCTGTCGGTGACCCGTCTGCGCTGTTTCGAGGGCGGATTTTCGGTGATCGGATGCAACTGGCCCGGCCCCGGGAGGGCAGCGCAGGCATGATCCTTGTCGCCTTCCTGATCGACAGCCTTTTCGGCTGGCCGCGCGCGTTGTTCGAGCGCATCTCGCATCCCGTCGTGTGGATCGGAGCGCTGATCTCGGGCCTCGAGGCGCGGCTGAACGATGGCGACCCGCAGCGCCGGCGCAGCATGGGAGCGGTCACCGTGGTGCTCGTGCTGCTGGCGTCTGTGGTGCCCGCGATGATACTGCAAAACGCGCTGCCGGATGGGCTGGCCGGGGCGCTGCTTGGCGGTCTGCTGGCATGGCCATTCCTCGCGGTGCGCTCGATGCGTGACCACGTGGCAGACGTTGCCCGCCCGCTGGCCGAGGGTGACATCGGCGCGGCCCGCCGGGCGGTGGCGAAGATCGTCGGGCGCGACCCGGTGCGGCTCGACCGGTCGGGGATCGCGCGGGCGGCGCTCGAGAGCCTTGCCGAGAACACTTCGGACGGCATCGTCGCGCCGCTGTTCTGGGGCGTGATCGGGGGTCTGCCGGGGCTCGTGGCCTACAAGGCGATCAACACCATGGATTCGATGATCGGCCATCGCAACGCGCGCTACGAGGATTTCGGAAAGGCCGCCGCGCGGCTCGACGATCTCGTGAACCTCGTGCCGGCGCGGCTGACAGGGCTGCTCTTCGCTCTGGCCTCGGGGCGGCCCCGCGCCGCGCTGCGGGTGATGCGCCGCGACGCGGCCCACCACCGGTCGCCAAACGCCGGCTGGCCCGAGGCGGCGCTGGCGGGCGCGCTGTCGGTGCGGCTGTCCGGCCCCCGGGTCTATGGCGACGTGGTCGCCGACGAGCCCTGGGTGAATGCCGCGGGCGAGGATGCGGGACCTGACGCGCTCAGCCGCGGGCTGCGGCTCTACCGCCGAACCATGGTGCTCTGCGGCGTGCTGTTGCTCGTTCTGCTCTGAGGCCGACTGAGCGTTCCTCTGCCGATGCTCTCGCGCAGCGATCACGACTGCGCGCCCGGCCCTGTGCGGGCACGTCAATTCGCGTATCATGCAGGTGTCGACCCCGGAGAAGAGATCGCCATGCCCGCCTTCGACCCCGTTCTTGCCGACATTCGCTTCGGCTGCGGCCTGTCGCCCTATATCCCTCCGCCCGCGGATGCCGAGGCGCTGATCGGCAGCCTGACCGCGCCGGACGGGGCGGCCGAGCGGCACGAGGTCGAGGATTTCGAGACCTTCATGGCGCGTATGATCGACTACAACGAGCAGCTGCGCATTCGCCGCAAGACCCGTGGCACACCCGAGGCGGAGGCGGCGACCAAACAGATCCGGGTGCTCAACAAGCACGCGCGCATCGCGCAGATGACCTGGATGGCGCAGCAGATGGCGCGGCGCACGACCACCGCCACCCCCTTCCGCGAGCGGCTGGCCGGGTTCTGGGCCGATCATTTCACCGTGGTCGGCAAGGCGGGGCTGACGCGCCGGGGGGCGTCTCCCTATGTCGAAAGCGCGATCCGTCCGCATCTGGCGGGGAAGTTCGAGACGCTGCTCATCGCCGCCGTGACGCATCCGATGATGGTGATCTACCTCGACCAGCGTAATTCGATGGGGCCGAACTCGCCCCGCGCGCTGAAGCGTGACGCTGCCTCCGGCCTGAACGAGAACCTGGCGCGCGAGATCCTCGAACTGCACACCATGGGGCCGGACGGTCCCTACACGCAGACGGACGTGCGCGAGCTGGCGGAGCTGCTGACCGGGCTTACCATGCAGGTGCCCGCGGGGCGCAAGTTCCGCAGGGACTACGCCGAGCCGGGCGCCGAGACGGTGCTGGGCAAGACCTACGGTGGCGATCCGGCGAAATTCACCGACATCTGGCACGCGCTGGAGGACATCGCGCGGCACCCGGCGACAGCGCGGCATCTCGCGCGGAAGCTGGCGCGGCATTTCGTGTCGGACACGCCGGATCCGGCGCTGGTCACGGCGATCGAGACAGCGCTGCTCGACAGCGAGATGGACCTGACGCAGGCCTATCGCGCGATGGTGACGCACCCCGCCGCCTGGAGCACCGAGCGGCCGAACGTGAAGCGGCCCTTCGAATTCGTCAGCTCGGCGCTGCGCGCGCTTGCCATGCCGCCGAAGCTGTTGCTGGGGCTCGACGAACGGCGCTTCAAGCAGCGGATCCAGCGGCCGATGGTGCTCATGGGGCATGCCTGGGAACGACCCGACGGCCCCGATGGCCTCGAGGAGGCCGACGACGCCTGGATTACGCCGCAGGGGCTGGCCGCGCGGCTGCAATGGGCGGTGTCGATGCCGCAGGTGCTGATGCCGGGCAAGCTGCCCGACCCGCGGATCTTCGTGAAACAGGCGCTGGCAGACCGCGCCACGCCGGCGGTGCATTTCGCCGCGAAGGCCGCCGAGAGCCGCGCCGACGGGGTGGGGCTGGTGCTGGCCTCTCCCGCTTTCCAGAGGATGTGAGCCATGGCCCGAGACCTGTCACGACGCGCCTTCCTGACCCGTTCCGCCGCCATCGGCTGCTCGCTCGCCGCGAGCCCGCTGGTCACGCCCGTGACTTTCGCCGCCGCGCCGGGAGAAAGCCGGCTGGTGGTCATCATCCTGCGCGGAGCAATGGACGGGCTTGCCGCGGTGCAACCCTATGGCGACCCGGCCTGGGCGGCTCTGCGCGGTCGGCCCGATCTGGGCGCCGAGGACGGCCCGGCGGACCTCGATGGTTTCTACGCGATGCATCCGGCACTGCGGCCGTTGCTGCCGCTCTGGAGGCAGGGAGAGCTGGGGTTCATTCACGCGGTCTCGACCCCCTATCGCGACAAGCGCAGCCATTTCGACGGGCAGGACCTGCTCGAGGCCGGTATCACGGATCTGAGCGGGGGGCTCAGCCGCGACGGCTGGCTCAACCGCCTGTTGCAGCATTACCCGGGGGTCGGCACCGAGACCGCCTATGCGGTGGGGCGCGACGCGCTGCCGATCCTGAACGGTGAAGCGCCGGTGTCGCGCTGGACGCCGGAGGCGGATCTGAGTCTCAGCCCGCAGGCGGTTCGGCTGGCCGAGCTGGTGATGCAGGACGACCCTGCCTTTGCGGCAGCGCTTGGTCAGGCCCTGCGGATTGCGGGGGCGGACGGCGACGCGGTCGAAAGCGGCATGGGGCCGGAAGAGGTCGATAGCATGATGGGCGAGGCGCTGACCGCGACGCGCGGCCAGTCGGCAGAGGTGCGGGTGGCAGGCTTCGTGGGCGCGCAGTTGCGCCGCGAGTCGCGCATCGCGTCGTTCTCGATCAACGGGTGGGACACGCACGATCACCAGGAGCGGCATCTCAAGGGGGCGCTCGGGGGGCTGTCCGACGTGATCCTGACCCTGCGCGAGAGCATGGGCGGCGACGTCTGGAAGAAAACGGCCGTCGTGGCGATGACGGAGTTCGGCCGCACCGCCAGCATTAACGGCACCTCCGGCACCGACCACGGCACCGGCGGGGCGATGGTCCTTGCGGGCGGCGCCATTCGCGGCGGCCGTGTGGTGGCCGAATGGCCGGGGCTCGACGAGGCGTCGCTTTACGCGCGCCGCGACCTGATGCCGACGCGCGACCTGCGCGCCCATGCGGGCTGGCTGATCAACGGGCTGTTCGGCCTCGATCGCGGGGTGATCGAGCGGGATGTCTTTCCGGGCGTCGAACTGGGCGCCGATCCGCGTCTTCTGCTCTGAGGCAGGCTGCGTCAGATCGCCACGCGGTCGGCGAGACGGTCCTGCACGAGACCGGCGACGCGGGCGATCTCGGCCTTGGTGGGCCGCCCTTCGGCGCGGGCTTCGGCAAGCCCCTCGGCGGCGGTCCTGAGCGCGAGATCCCCGGCGCTATGGGCGACCCCGAACAGGAACTGCGCAATGTAGTCGAGCATCCGTTCGTCGCCGTCATCGCCAAGCACGTCGGCGGCATGGGCCATGTCATCGCGATAGGCCAGCGGATCGGGGCGCACCGGTTCTTCCGAGACCAGCCGCAGGCCGCGCGGTTGCCGCTCGGGCGGCAGGCACGAGATGATGGTGTTCTGGAAGGTGGCGAGATTTTCCACTGGCTTCGGAAAAAATCCATCGGCACCAGCGGCATAGGCGACATCCTCGGCGAAGCTGTCACCGCTGGTGCCAAGCACGACGGCAACGCGCGGCAGAGAGGTCGACACCTCGGCAATCAGCTCGGCCCCCGAGCCGTCGGGCAGGCCGAGGTCGATGATCGTGACCGTCGGACGGTAGAGCGCAAGATGGCGGCGCGCCGATTGCAGGCAGTCTGCCCGGCGGATCCGCGCGCCGCTGCGCAGGCACAGCAGGCGCATGGCATCGCAGGCGAAGCGGCTGTCTTCGACCACCAGAACCGTCATCCCCAGCAGGGGGCGGGTCGCGGTGGGGCGCGGGATCTGGGTCAGTCCATCCGAGTCGGTCATTCTGTCCTCCGTTGGGCTCTGACCGATTCATTGCCCGTTGAGCCTAACGGCCGGTTAACGCTCGCAGCATCTTGCGAAAATACCCGGGCCCGGGCGATAAGCGGGACGACATTGCAGACAGGAGGAATGCCATGATCGGCCGTCTGAATCACGTCGCCATCGCCGTCCCCGATCTCGGGGCCGCGATCGCGCAGTATCGCGATGCGCTGGGAGCCAACGTCGGCGATCCGCAGGACGAACCCGACCACGGCGTCACCGTTGTCTTCATCGAGCTGCCCAACACCAAGATCGAACTGCTGTATCCGCTGGGTGAAGGCTCGCCCATCGCCGCGTTCCTCGAGAAGAACCCCTCGGGCGGGATGCACCATGTCTGCTACGAGGTCGATGACATCATCGCCGCTCGCGACCGGCTCAAGGACAGCGGTGCGCGCGTGCTGGGCGACGGCGAGCCCAAGATCGGCGCCCACGGCAAGCCGGTGCTGTTTTTGCATCCGAAGGACTTTCAGGGCACTCTCGTGGAACTGGAGCAGGTCTGAGCGAAGGCGCGGACCCGAAGGGAGGCTAGCATGGGAATCACATCCGGAATCGTGCTTTTCGCGGTGATCTGGTTCATGACCTACCTGGTCGTGATCCCGTTCCGGCTGGAAACGCAGGGCGACCGCGGCGAGATCGTCGAGGGCACCCATGCGAGCAGCCCCGAGGTGCACAATCTCAAGAAGAAGGCGCTGATCACCACCGGCATCTCGGTCGTGCTATGGGCGATCATCGCGTCGATCATCCTGTCGGGCGTGATCTCGATCCGCGACATCGACAGCTGGACGTTCAACCGGATGGGGCCGCTGACGGGCGAGTGAGGCTCGCAACGGCTCGGGTCGAACGGAAAAACGGCGCGCAGGGGAGACCCGCGCGCCGTTCGTCGTACCTGCTTTCGGGACCGTGTGCCGGGGCTCAGGCCGGCCGGCGGCGGTTTTCGAGCCGGTGGAACAGGTGCGTGAAGGTCGCCGCCCCGAGGATCGGCACCAGCAGGTTCACCAGCGGGATGGTCAGCGGCACCACCATCAGCACGCCCGCGATCCAGACGGTCACGAAATGCCGCTTCCTGAGCCGTGCGGCGCCCTCGCGGCCGACCCTTCGGATCGCGGCGAGGGTGAAGTATTCGCGGCCAAGAAGGTAGCCGTTCAGCCCCCAGAAGATGAACGGCGCGAGTGGCGCGAAGATCAGGTAGAGCACCAGAGCGACGATATTGGCGCCGATGAGCACCCCGAGAAATCCGAGCGAGTCCCGGATGTTGTCCATAAGCGTCGGATCCGAGGCAGGCCCGAGCGCCGGGTAGTGCCGGTCCTCGACCGCCTGTGCCACCTCGTCGAGGAAGATGCCGGTGATCGCCGAGGCGACGGGCACCATCAGGAACACCGACAGCAACAGCATGAGCGGCACCGCGCCCCAGCTGATCGCATCGTCGACCCAGCTTACCGTGCCGATCCAGGGCAGCGTGACGCTA belongs to Salipiger profundus and includes:
- a CDS encoding polysaccharide biosynthesis protein, which gives rise to MLYKIVTSLTRTQKQFLFMLTDAGMIAVAMISALTLNAATHATHPDTIRLTLLVLSLVVMGGVASWQLGLPKFTLNAYDARGITRTAAFAAICGLGGVALNGMVVPPLSHAIYFNFSLLLLVLCVSWRFLLRYATLEIYRRGMNRMRVLIYGAGQTGQQLAVALRHDNAIEPVAFIDDNPTLQSQVVAGLRVHAPSAVKELIARKGIERVVLAMPSISQPQLARIAHRLRQIGCEVHALPSFAELVGEGELKKRVSPVSLDDLLGRNRLESELPGVSHAYTGRRIVITGAGGSIGSELCRQLIACKPECVVLVDHSELGLYNIDKELRDLTRGSGMTIVPVLGSVLDETLMARIMAEHRIEVVLHAAAYKHLPLVECNVLSGLNNNVIGTKILAEVAREAGVERFILVSSDKAVRPTNVMGASKRLAELVVQDLATRSTGTRFSMVRFGNVLGSSGSVIPLFEEQIARGGPVTLTDPKVTRYFMTISEAARLVLLAGSFARGGDVFVLDMGEPVPIRKLARQMIEGAGYTVKDGDHPDGDIEIKITGLRKGEKLHEELLISSDMLTTPHHKILRAQESYLSEFEIATAMKDLRNAIAATDEDMAHGIIARWVEHGEKDAEATEAKRL
- a CDS encoding LOG family protein, whose product is MNDPRHSIFRDAGRDRETAEQIPDTPQTRAPSYRLAFADESFLCREELRPVRLQLELLKPQLILDERQIDSTVVLFGGARIPSPAEKAGARTQTLAELSHFYEEARIFAQKMTEKSIETGNREFVIATGGGPGVMEAGNLGAEQAGGVSIGLNIVLPHEQAPNEHVTPDLCFNFHYFAIRKMHFLMRARAICVFPGGFGTLDEMFEALTLIQTGRMERVPFLLFGRSFWETIINWKALEDAGTISPEDLDLFRFVESADEAAAIIEEWGPAPARDDIPGR
- the cobS gene encoding adenosylcobinamide-GDP ribazoletransferase, which gives rise to MSAARRIREARLALMMLTRLPAGRFDGDPPAMSEARWALPLAGLPVALIGWAVLAGSAALGMSELVAGLLALAAMVLATGGLHFDGLADFVDGMGGRDRAQRLEIMRDSRVGSYGALALILAAGLGAAALAGLPVSAHGGAALALAAVGSRLAMLVVLDRLPPARADGLGRSASGRASGPGAWLPGTLLATLLCLPLGLAGLLALAVMALSALIVAGRARARLGGQTGDVLGAVQLCAEIAGWITLGAALA
- the cobT gene encoding nicotinate-nucleotide--dimethylbenzimidazole phosphoribosyltransferase, giving the protein MTDTLPLASLDSVTALSLPCFDDTAAEAARARQLDLTKPPGSLGRLEDLAVFLAGWQGRVRPAIDHAQALVFAGNHGICAQGVNPFPQAVTAQMVANFEAGGAAINQLCALNGAALSVVPLELDRPTRDFTDGPAMDEAETLAAMQAGAAAVAPEADVLILGEMGIGNSTVAAALAHAVFGGEARGWVGRGTGSDTPAIAHKAEVVAHGVARHAGSSGLGWLSAVGGREQAAICGAVLAARLRRIPVLLDGFICTASVAPLWAADPALLDHCLIGHASAEPGHRGMTEAMDKRPILDLGMALGEGSGAALALGVLRGALACHNGMATFAEAGVSGG
- the cobU gene encoding bifunctional adenosylcobinamide kinase/adenosylcobinamide-phosphate guanylyltransferase, with the translated sequence MGKSILITGGVRSGKSRHAEERTLVLGQPAIYIATAEAHDAEMADRIARHQARRGPEWRTIGAPLDLLGALRDTDSDGAPRLVDCLTLWLSNLMLSGQDWEAASDALAAALPDLRAPVVFVTNEVGAGIVPENALARAFRDAAGLVNQKVATASDELWLCVAGHPLKVK
- a CDS encoding histidine phosphatase family protein: MTPPDTDELVLIRHAPADHGGRLCGRTDVPARLPDAAALAPLRAWLAGCTDVVASPASRCVETARVLFPGCEARLDATLWEQDFGEEDGLPFAALPDLGPLPRDALARRCPPGGESFLDMVARVGPTLEALAAQVRTGGPVVVVAHAGTVRTALGMALGEPSAGLGFEVAPLSVTRLRCFEGGFSVIGCNWPGPGRAAQA
- the cbiB gene encoding adenosylcobinamide-phosphate synthase CbiB; translated protein: MILVAFLIDSLFGWPRALFERISHPVVWIGALISGLEARLNDGDPQRRRSMGAVTVVLVLLASVVPAMILQNALPDGLAGALLGGLLAWPFLAVRSMRDHVADVARPLAEGDIGAARRAVAKIVGRDPVRLDRSGIARAALESLAENTSDGIVAPLFWGVIGGLPGLVAYKAINTMDSMIGHRNARYEDFGKAAARLDDLVNLVPARLTGLLFALASGRPRAALRVMRRDAAHHRSPNAGWPEAALAGALSVRLSGPRVYGDVVADEPWVNAAGEDAGPDALSRGLRLYRRTMVLCGVLLLVLL
- a CDS encoding DUF1800 domain-containing protein, with amino-acid sequence MPAFDPVLADIRFGCGLSPYIPPPADAEALIGSLTAPDGAAERHEVEDFETFMARMIDYNEQLRIRRKTRGTPEAEAATKQIRVLNKHARIAQMTWMAQQMARRTTTATPFRERLAGFWADHFTVVGKAGLTRRGASPYVESAIRPHLAGKFETLLIAAVTHPMMVIYLDQRNSMGPNSPRALKRDAASGLNENLAREILELHTMGPDGPYTQTDVRELAELLTGLTMQVPAGRKFRRDYAEPGAETVLGKTYGGDPAKFTDIWHALEDIARHPATARHLARKLARHFVSDTPDPALVTAIETALLDSEMDLTQAYRAMVTHPAAWSTERPNVKRPFEFVSSALRALAMPPKLLLGLDERRFKQRIQRPMVLMGHAWERPDGPDGLEEADDAWITPQGLAARLQWAVSMPQVLMPGKLPDPRIFVKQALADRATPAVHFAAKAAESRADGVGLVLASPAFQRM